The following is a genomic window from Amycolatopsis acidiphila.
TTCACACCCGCCCATCACGGTAAAGTGACGTAAATGCCATTGGACATCCGTGCGAGAACGACGGCAAGTGCCGCTCCCCGTCGTCGGCGGAGTCGGGCGCGACCACGTTCACGGCGCGGGGCAGGCGCACGACTGGCCAACGACATCACGAGGAGGAGCACATGCGCGTTGTCGCCCTGTGGCGGTATCCGGTGAAGTCGACGCTCGGCGAGGAAATGGCGGAGCTCCGAGTCGACTCCGGTGGCGTTGATGGCGACCGAGCGCTCGCCGTGATCGACACCTTCACCGGGTTCGTCGCCACCGCGAAGCATCCTCGGCTGTGGCGCATGCTTCTGGAGTTCGCGGCGATGACCGAGGACCGGGTGTTCATCACGTTCCCGGACGGAACGAAACTGCCGGCTGACGCACCGGCTGTCGCCCCCCGCCTGTCTGCGGTGCTGGGTCGCTCGATCACGGTGTCCGGAATCCGGCCCGACGGCGCCTCGGTGGAACGGCCCGCGCCGGAAGACGTACTCGACCATGGCGTGACCGCGGTGGTGTCGGCGCAGACCTTGGAGATCGGTCAGGGCAGCCCGGGTTGCAGTTTCGTGGACCACTCGCCCGTCCATTTGATCACCACCGCGACCCTGCGCCACCTGGGAACGGAATCTGTCCGCTACCGGCCGAACCTGATCGTCGACACCCCTCCGGGCACTGCCGCGTTCGTCGAGAACTCTTGGCTGGGAAGGGAAATACAGATCGGCGACGACGCCGGGGCGCGCCTGCGGGTGACCATCCCCACTCCGCGATGTGCCGTCCCTTCGCTTGCCCATGGTGCGCTGCCGCGCGACCCGGACGCGGTGCGGACGGTGATGAAGGGTAACCGGATCGAAGTTCCCGGCTTCGAGGGCGCGAAGCCTTGCGCCGGCGCGTACGCGGAGGTCATCCGGTCCGGCACGGTGCGCGTGGATGACCCCATCACGATGCCCTGACGGCCATAGACCTCGGCACGCCGATCACCAGCTGGGCGACGACCGTCGGCATAGGCCCGGGTAGGTGCGCGGAAGCGGCTCAGCCCGGCCCAGGTCGGCGCCCTCCCGCCGGTGGGCCCGGCGTCGGAGGCGAACACGGCGGCCAGGTGACCTCCTGCGCGCCGTGCCCCGGACTGCACTCGTCCGATCGCCCGTTCGCCCAGGTGAGGCACCAGGTTCCTCCCGGCGCGGCAGGCGCCGCACCGGGAGGAACTCGGTGCTTCAGGCCGCCGCCCACGGCGGTTCGACGTCCTGCGCCAGCTCCACGACATGTGGCTTCGCGTCGGACAGGGTCCAGTCCGGCAGGTATACCCGCTCGCCGCCGCGGAGGGCGGACTCGTGGGACAGGATGCCGGCACAGGTGATGTTCGCTGCCTGCACCGCGTTCGGGTAGGGCTCGGCCTCCCCGAGCACGGACATCAGCAGCCGGTGCGCCAGATGCGGGTGGGAACCACCGTGCCCGCCGCCCTGGACGAACGAACGGTGTTCGGTCTCGCCGTCCCCGGTGTACACCCCGGCGGTGGTGAACGAGCGGATCTCCTCGGGCAGCCGGTGCGCGAAGTCGGGTACCTCGATCCGCTCGGGCGTCTCGCCGAGGTAGAGCACGTGCGCGGCGTCCTCGGTCTGGGCCCACTCGAAGGAGCGGATCGAGCCGTAGACGTCGAAGCTCTCCCGGTACTCGCGGGCGACGGCCCACAGGTGCCGGGTGACCTCGGCGGCGACGTCGCTGTCGAGGAACTTGATGTGCGTCGACTCGATCGCATAAGGCGAGCCGTAGGCGTCTTTCATGCGGTCGAACACCGAGCCCGAGCCCA
Proteins encoded in this region:
- a CDS encoding MOSC domain-containing protein, yielding MRVVALWRYPVKSTLGEEMAELRVDSGGVDGDRALAVIDTFTGFVATAKHPRLWRMLLEFAAMTEDRVFITFPDGTKLPADAPAVAPRLSAVLGRSITVSGIRPDGASVERPAPEDVLDHGVTAVVSAQTLEIGQGSPGCSFVDHSPVHLITTATLRHLGTESVRYRPNLIVDTPPGTAAFVENSWLGREIQIGDDAGARLRVTIPTPRCAVPSLAHGALPRDPDAVRTVMKGNRIEVPGFEGAKPCAGAYAEVIRSGTVRVDDPITMP
- a CDS encoding Gfo/Idh/MocA family protein; the protein is MSSEKVLRVGIVGLEFGAEFIPIYQRHRNAEMYAICQRTESKLNEVGDRYGVDVRYTDYARMLADPNIDVIHINTPLQLHADQVVAALEAGKHVGCTIPMATSVDDCRRIVEAQRRTGLTYMMMETTVYSREFFFLEQNYLDGNLGKLQFFRSSHHQDMTGWPSYWDGMPPMYNATHAISPTLALAGHQAEYVQCLGSGSVFDRMKDAYGSPYAIESTHIKFLDSDVAAEVTRHLWAVAREYRESFDVYGSIRSFEWAQTEDAAHVLYLGETPERIEVPDFAHRLPEEIRSFTTAGVYTGDGETEHRSFVQGGGHGGSHPHLAHRLLMSVLGEAEPYPNAVQAANITCAGILSHESALRGGERVYLPDWTLSDAKPHVVELAQDVEPPWAAA